The Alistipes finegoldii DSM 17242 DNA segment ACCTTCCTGCACCGGGAGTGCGGGGCGCAGCGGCATGGACGGACGAATCCGCGGCCCGGCCCGGTGTGTGCGGATTGTTGAAAATTTTTCCGGCAAAGTTTTGCACGCCCCGTAAAAATGTCCTACCTTTGTCCTCAATTACAGCGATTCCGAATACCTATGAATTGTAACCCCCTCATATCGTCAGCGCAGGCATTCTGGCAGCAGGACTATTGGTCGGGCGACGTGTCTCCGGTTTTCGGTAATTTTGTTTTATTAGGGTAACTGTTTCGGTTGCCCTATTTTTTTACGCTCGTACAGATGAAGACACTTTATACCAATGCCGTGATCTACACCGGCGGCCGTTTTGCGGCCGGGGAGTTCGCCGTCGAGGGAGGCCGCATCGTGCCCGTCGCGGGCGCGGCGCCCGACCGGACCGTGGACCTCGGCGGCCGGCATGTGATTCCGGGACTCGTGGACGTGCACGTCCACCTGCGCGAACCGGGATTTTCGCAGAAGGAGACCATCGCCTCCGGAACGGCCGCGGCCGCACGGGGCGGATACACGACGGTCTGTTCGATGCCGAACCTGAACCCTGCGCCCGATGCGCCCGATACGCTTCGTGCGCAGGCCGAGATCATCCGCCGCGACGCCGTGGTGCGGGTCGTGCCTTACGGCTGTATCACGATGGGACAGCGGGGTGCCGGCGAGCTGGTCGATTTCGCGGCCCTCGCGCCCGATGTTGTCGGCTTCTCGGACGACGGCCGCGGCGTGCAGTCCGACGAACTGATGGAGGAGGCGATGCGCCGGGCGGCAAAAGCCGGCCGGCCGGTCGTGGCCCACTGCGAGGTGGACGACCTGCTGCGGGGCGGCTATATCCACGACGGCGAATACTGCCGTGCGCACGGGCACAAGGGTATCTGCTCCGAGAGCGAGTGGAAGCAGGTGGAACGCGACATCGCGCTGGCCGAAAAGACCGGTTGCCAGTATCACGTCTGCCACGTCTCGACCAAGGAGAGCGTCGAGCTGGTACGGCGTGCGAAGGCCCGCGGCGTGCGTGTGAGCTGCGAAACGGCGCCGCATTATCTGCTGCTCTGCGACGAGGATTTGCAGGAGGACGGACGCTTCAAGATGAATCCGCCGCTGCGCAGCCGCGAAGACCGCGACGCGCTGATCGCGGGCGTCGCGGACGGTACGATTGAGGTGATCGCCACCGACCATGCGCCCCATACCGCCGAAGAGAAGTCGCGCGGACTGGCCGGCAGCGCCATGGGAATCGTGGGCTTGGAGTGCGCTTTCCCGCTGATGTATAAATATATGGTGTTGCCGGGAACGCTCACGCTCGAAAAGCTTGTCGCGCTGATGTCCGACAATCCCCGCCGGATATTCGGTCTGGGCGGCGGCCTGAACGTCGGCGGCGAAGCCGACTTCACGGTGCTCGCCCTCGGCGCACAGTACGAGATAGACCCTGCGGCGTTCCTCTCGAAGGGCCGCGCCACGCCTTTCGCCGGCTGGCCGGTGCAGGGCCGCGCCGTGCTGACGGTCGTCGGGGGCCGGGAGGCATACCGGGATGATGGATTGCAGTTGTGAAGTCTCCCTTCTCAAAGGAAGATTTAGCGGGATTATAGATATGCCGGGTTTCATATGGAGCGGAATCCGGATCGACAGAACGAAACAAATCCATAAAAAGGGGCGATGCGAAAAGCCCGTACCGAAAATAAATATGAAACCATTTACGAAGAAAATTGTCTTGGAGAACGGCCGTGAGTTTTACGGCTACGGCTTCGGCGCCGACCGCGAGGTCATTAACGAGATCGTCTTCAATACCTCGATGGTGGGGTATCAGGAGATTATGTCCGACCCCTCCTACACGGACCAGATGGTCGTGATGACCTATCCGCTGATCGGTAATTACGGTATGGCCGACGAGGATTACGAAACGAAGACTCCGACCATCGGCGGCATGATCGTGCGCGAGTACAACGACTCGCCGAGCAACTTCCGCTATACGAAGACCCTGAACGAGGTCTTCGAGGAGCATGACATTCCCGCGATCTGGGGCGTGGACACCCGCACCCTGACGCGCATCATCCGTAACGAAGGCACCCAGAAGGTGATTATCACCGGCGCGGACACGCCCCTCGAAGAGGCGCTCCGCAAAGTGCGCGAGTACGCCCTTCCCCACGACATGGTTTCGCGCGTGAGCTGCAAGAAACGCTGGATGTCGCGCGTCCCCAACCACAAATACGACGTGGTGGCGGTCGACTGCGGCATCAAGTACAACATCATCCGCCAGCTGAACCGCGTGGGCTGCAACGTGACGGTCGTGCCGTTCGACTCGACGCTGGAGGAGATCATGGCCTTCCGTCCCGACGGCGTCGTGCTGTCGAACGGTCCCGGCAACCCGCAGGACGTGACGCCCGTGATCGAGCTGGTCAGGCAGCTGCGCGGCAAACTGCCGATCTTCGGCATCTGCATGGGCCATCAGCTCATTTCGCTGGCTTACGGCGCCAAGACCGTGAAGATGAAGTTCGGCCACCGCGGCGGCAACCACCCCGTGAAGAATCTGGCCACCGGCAAGATCGAGATCACGAGCCAGAACCACAGCTACGCCGTGGACGTCGATTCACTGGCCGGTACGGGGCTAGAGCTGACCCACGTAAACCTGCTCGACGGCACGGCCGAGGGCGTGGAGTGTGTCGGCGACGCTGTTTTCTCGATGCAGTATCACCCGGAGAGCGCTTCGGGTCCGCAGGACAGCGGCTATTTGTTCAGAAAGTTTACCAAAATAATGGAGGAGCGTAAAAATGCCTAAGAGAAGAGATATAAAGAAGGTAATGGTTATCGGTTCGGGTCCGATCGTCATCGGACAGGCCGCCGAATTCGACTATGCGGGCACGCAGGCCTGCCTCGCACTCAAGGAAGAGGGCTACGAGGTGATTCTCGTGAATTCGAACCCCGCCACGATCATGACCGACACGCATATTGCGGACAAGGTATACATGGAGCCGCTGACGCTCGAATACGTCGCCAAGATCATCCGCTTCGAACGCCCCGACGCCATCGTGCCGGGACTGGGCGGGCAGACGGGTCTGAACCTCGCGGTGCAGCTCGCCAAGAAGGGCATTCTGAAAGAGTGTCAGGTCGAGATTCTGGGCACCTCGTTCGAGTCGATCGAACGTGCCGAGGACCGCGAACTTTTCAAGGAGCTGTGCGAATCGCTGGGCGAGCCGGTGATCGAGTCGAAGATCGCCATGTCGGTCGAGGAGGCCGTCGAGGTCGCCGCCGAGATCGGCTATCCCGTCGTGCTGCGTCCCGCCTATACGCTGGGCGGCACGGGCGGCGGCTTCGCCGACAACGAGGAGCAGCTGCGCGAGATGATGCGCCACGCCCTGTTCCTTTCGCCCGTACATCAGGTGCTCGTCGAGAAGAGCATCAAGGGATACAAGGAGATCGAGTTCGAGGTGATGCGCGACCACAACGACACGGCCATCAGCATCTGCTGCATGGAGAACATCGACCCCGTGGGCGTCCATACGGGCGACTCGATCGTCGTGGCGCCGTGCCAGACGCTCACCAATAAGGAGTTCCAGATGCTGCGCGACAGCGCCCTGAAGATCATCCGCGAGCTGAAGATCGAAGGCGGCTGCAACGTGCAGTTCGCACTCGACCCCCTGTCGTTCAAATACTACCTGATCGAGGTGAATCCCCGCGTGTCGCGCTCCTCGGCCCTCGCATCGAAGGCCAGCGGTTATCCGATCGCGCGCGTTACGGCCAAGGTGGCCGTGGGTCTAACCCTCGACGAGATCATGCTGGCCAATACGCCCGCCAGCTTCGAGCCGACGCTCGACTACGTCGTGACCAAAGTCGCCCGCTTCCCGTTCGACAAGTTCAGCGACGCGTCGAACAAGCTCGGTACGCAGATGAAAGCCACGGGCGAGGTGATGTCGATCGGCCGCACGATGGAGGAGAGCCTGCTGAAGGCGATGCGTTCGCTCGAAACCGGCGTCTGCCATATCTACCACAAGAAGTTCGAAGACTGGACGAACGACTGGCTGCTGGAATACATCGCCGAGCCTACCGACGACCGGCTGTATGCCATCGCGCAGCTGATCCGCGGCGGCGTCGATCTGGTGCTGATCTACAACCGCACGAAAATCGACATGTTCTTCCTCGAAAAGTTCAAGAATATCGTCGAATTCGAGCGCGTCGTCGAGGCCGCTCCGATGGATATCGAAGTGCTGCGCGAAGCCAAGCGCATGGGTTTCAGCGATAAGTTCATCGGCCAGCTGTGGGGCGTCTCGCAGCACGACATGTACCTGCTGCGCGAGAAGAACGGCATCTTCCCGGTCTACAAGATGATCGACACCTGCGCCAGCGAGTTCAGTTCCTACGTGCCTTATTTCTACTCGACCTACGAGGACGAGAACGAGTCGCAGGTGAGCGACAAGGAGAAGATCGTGGTGCTCGGTTCCGGTCCGATCCGCATCGGTCAGGGCGTCGAGTTCGACTATTCGACCGTACACGCCATCTGGTCGATCCGCGAAGCGGGCTATGAAGCCATCATCATCAACAACAACCCCGAAACCGTCTCGACCGACTATACCACCAGCGACAAACTCTACTTCGAGCCGCTGATGGTCGAGGACGTGATGAACGTCATCCACCTCGAAAAACCGAAGGCGATCGTCGTGTCGCTCGGCGGACAGACCGCCATCAACCTCGCCGAGCCGCTCTCCCGGCTGGGCGTGCCCATCATCGGCACCGACTGCGAAGCTATCCGCAACGCCGAGGACCGCGGCTGCTTCGAGAGGATCATGGAGGAGCTGCGCATCCCGCAGCCCGAAGCCGAAGCCGTCACCGACATCGAGTCGGGCGTGAAGGCCGCCGCCCGCATCGGCTATCCGGTGCTGGTGCGTCCGAGTTACGTGCTGGGCGGCCGCGCCATGCAGATCGTTTCGAACGAGGAGCGCCTGCGCCACTACCTGCAGACGGCCGTCGAGGTCAACGACGACTCGCCGGTGCTGGTAGACCGCTACATCATGGGCAAGGAGCTTGAGGTGGACGCCATCTGCGACGGCAAGGACGTCTTTATCCCCGGCATCATGGAGCATGTCGAGCGCACGGGTATCCATTCGGGCGACTCGATCAGCGTCTATCCGACCTTCAGCGTCAGCCAGAAGGCCAAGGACAAGATCATCGACTACACGGTGAAGCTCGGTCTGCGGATCGGCATCATCGGTCTCTACAATATCCAGTTCATCCTCGACGGCAACGACGAAGTCTACGTCATCGAGGTCAATCCCCGCTCGTCGCGCACGGTGCCGTTCCTCTCCAAATCGACGGGCGTCCCGATGGCCCATATCGCCACGCAGGTGATTCTGGGCAAGACGCTGAAGGAACTGGGCGTCACCGAAGTATACGGCAAGGAGAAGAAACGCTGGTACGTCAAGGCGCCGGCCTTCTCGTTCGCCAAGATCCGCGGCATGGATTCCTACCTCTCGCCTGAGATGAAATCCACGGGCGAGGCCATCGGCTACGACGACAAGCTCACCCGCGCGCTTTACAAGGCGTTGCAGGCGACGGGCATGAACGTCTGCAACTACGGCACGATCTTCGTCACCATCGCCGACCACGACAAGGAGCAGGCGCTGCCCCTCGTGCGGCGTTTCTACGACCTCGGCTTCAACGTCGAGGCGACGACCGGGACCGCCGAATTCCTGCGCGAACACGGCATCCGCACCCGCACGCGGCGCAAGTTGAGCGAGGGCAGTTCGGAGATCATCGACGCGCTCCGTCAGGGCCACGTGAGCTACGTGATCAATACCATCGACATCAACCAGCACAATACCCGGCTCGACGGATACGAAATCCGCCGCACGGCCGTCGAGAACAACGTGACGATCTTCACGGCGCTCGAAACGGTGCAGGTGCTGCTGGACGTGCTCGAAGAGATCACCTTCGGAGTCTCGACCATCGACGCGAAGTGATTTCCGGCGTGAGGACGCCTTCCGTACGCACCTCTTTCGCTCCGAACGGGATACGGTCCCGTCCGGAGCGAAACGAACGA contains these protein-coding regions:
- a CDS encoding dihydroorotase — translated: MKTLYTNAVIYTGGRFAAGEFAVEGGRIVPVAGAAPDRTVDLGGRHVIPGLVDVHVHLREPGFSQKETIASGTAAAARGGYTTVCSMPNLNPAPDAPDTLRAQAEIIRRDAVVRVVPYGCITMGQRGAGELVDFAALAPDVVGFSDDGRGVQSDELMEEAMRRAAKAGRPVVAHCEVDDLLRGGYIHDGEYCRAHGHKGICSESEWKQVERDIALAEKTGCQYHVCHVSTKESVELVRRAKARGVRVSCETAPHYLLLCDEDLQEDGRFKMNPPLRSREDRDALIAGVADGTIEVIATDHAPHTAEEKSRGLAGSAMGIVGLECAFPLMYKYMVLPGTLTLEKLVALMSDNPRRIFGLGGGLNVGGEADFTVLALGAQYEIDPAAFLSKGRATPFAGWPVQGRAVLTVVGGREAYRDDGLQL
- the carA gene encoding glutamine-hydrolyzing carbamoyl-phosphate synthase small subunit, which produces MKPFTKKIVLENGREFYGYGFGADREVINEIVFNTSMVGYQEIMSDPSYTDQMVVMTYPLIGNYGMADEDYETKTPTIGGMIVREYNDSPSNFRYTKTLNEVFEEHDIPAIWGVDTRTLTRIIRNEGTQKVIITGADTPLEEALRKVREYALPHDMVSRVSCKKRWMSRVPNHKYDVVAVDCGIKYNIIRQLNRVGCNVTVVPFDSTLEEIMAFRPDGVVLSNGPGNPQDVTPVIELVRQLRGKLPIFGICMGHQLISLAYGAKTVKMKFGHRGGNHPVKNLATGKIEITSQNHSYAVDVDSLAGTGLELTHVNLLDGTAEGVECVGDAVFSMQYHPESASGPQDSGYLFRKFTKIMEERKNA
- the carB gene encoding carbamoyl-phosphate synthase large subunit: MPKRRDIKKVMVIGSGPIVIGQAAEFDYAGTQACLALKEEGYEVILVNSNPATIMTDTHIADKVYMEPLTLEYVAKIIRFERPDAIVPGLGGQTGLNLAVQLAKKGILKECQVEILGTSFESIERAEDRELFKELCESLGEPVIESKIAMSVEEAVEVAAEIGYPVVLRPAYTLGGTGGGFADNEEQLREMMRHALFLSPVHQVLVEKSIKGYKEIEFEVMRDHNDTAISICCMENIDPVGVHTGDSIVVAPCQTLTNKEFQMLRDSALKIIRELKIEGGCNVQFALDPLSFKYYLIEVNPRVSRSSALASKASGYPIARVTAKVAVGLTLDEIMLANTPASFEPTLDYVVTKVARFPFDKFSDASNKLGTQMKATGEVMSIGRTMEESLLKAMRSLETGVCHIYHKKFEDWTNDWLLEYIAEPTDDRLYAIAQLIRGGVDLVLIYNRTKIDMFFLEKFKNIVEFERVVEAAPMDIEVLREAKRMGFSDKFIGQLWGVSQHDMYLLREKNGIFPVYKMIDTCASEFSSYVPYFYSTYEDENESQVSDKEKIVVLGSGPIRIGQGVEFDYSTVHAIWSIREAGYEAIIINNNPETVSTDYTTSDKLYFEPLMVEDVMNVIHLEKPKAIVVSLGGQTAINLAEPLSRLGVPIIGTDCEAIRNAEDRGCFERIMEELRIPQPEAEAVTDIESGVKAAARIGYPVLVRPSYVLGGRAMQIVSNEERLRHYLQTAVEVNDDSPVLVDRYIMGKELEVDAICDGKDVFIPGIMEHVERTGIHSGDSISVYPTFSVSQKAKDKIIDYTVKLGLRIGIIGLYNIQFILDGNDEVYVIEVNPRSSRTVPFLSKSTGVPMAHIATQVILGKTLKELGVTEVYGKEKKRWYVKAPAFSFAKIRGMDSYLSPEMKSTGEAIGYDDKLTRALYKALQATGMNVCNYGTIFVTIADHDKEQALPLVRRFYDLGFNVEATTGTAEFLREHGIRTRTRRKLSEGSSEIIDALRQGHVSYVINTIDINQHNTRLDGYEIRRTAVENNVTIFTALETVQVLLDVLEEITFGVSTIDAK